Genomic window (Desertibacillus haloalkaliphilus):
CCCATGGGACGTACGCTATTCGCACTGGATGTCGTGGTCTTGACGGCTTCGCTAGTTTATATTGACGTCGTTCAAATGATGTATACCGTTATTGCGGCCTTTGTGTTTGCGCAAATGGTTAACTTCACCCAAAAGGGATCTTATGCAGCTCGTGCATTCCTAATCTTCACATCAAAGCCAGAAGAGATTTCGCATGCAATTATGCAAGATTTGGAACGTGGCAC
Coding sequences:
- a CDS encoding YitT family protein translates to PMGRTLFALDVVVLTASLVYIDVVQMMYTVIAAFVFAQMVNFTQKGSYAARAFLIFTSKPEEISHAIMQDLERGTSLLHAEGGFTHNEQRVVYAVVDPSEMNVVRKIIDDIDPRAFVTVMDTQETLG